One region of Erwinia tracheiphila genomic DNA includes:
- a CDS encoding TfoX/Sxy family DNA transformation protein has translation MEETKKRITSTKDKLAEMGEITCRSQFGGYSLSVNHIVFALISDGELYLRACEQVMPYITERRMKSLIIYKRGMPVSLEYYKVDEFLWRESQQLLALSKLCLQGAIQQRVWSWNNRRLKDLPNLSMRLEVQLRSVGVSTVKMLKEQGSRRCWLKLHANNQNVGINVLFALEGAILGQHYQALSQAVKADLRDWYCETLRLTHCAESREPVCS, from the coding sequence ATGGAAGAAACAAAAAAAAGAATCACAAGTACAAAAGATAAACTTGCTGAGATGGGCGAGATTACCTGTCGAAGCCAGTTTGGCGGCTACAGTCTTTCTGTAAATCACATTGTATTTGCTCTTATTTCTGACGGTGAACTGTATCTCAGAGCCTGCGAGCAAGTGATGCCCTATATTACTGAAAGAAGGATGAAGTCTTTAATAATTTACAAAAGAGGCATGCCTGTCTCTCTTGAATACTACAAAGTTGATGAGTTTCTGTGGCGAGAGTCACAACAATTATTAGCGTTATCGAAACTTTGCTTACAGGGCGCTATACAACAGCGGGTATGGAGCTGGAATAATCGACGGCTGAAAGATTTGCCCAATCTCAGCATGCGTCTTGAAGTACAACTGCGCAGCGTAGGAGTTAGTACGGTAAAAATGCTTAAAGAACAAGGGTCAAGACGCTGTTGGTTAAAATTACACGCAAATAATCAGAATGTGGGAATTAACGTTTTATTTGCTCTGGAAGGTGCAATTCTGGGACAGCATTATCAGGCGTTATCACAGGCTGTGAAAGCAGATCTTCGCGATTGGTATTGCGAAACTCTGCGCCTCACACACTGTGCAGAGAGCCGCGAACCTGTTTGCTCATAA
- the sulA gene encoding SOS-induced cell division inhibitor SulA — protein MQTNFIKSHPVNNRFSSAHTCKSSRNVKVTGLVSELVYSLEKLDIAQLLLLPLLQQLGTESRWQLWLTPQKKLSRSWLVESGLPPEKVMHVKASDTINTVETMIKAMQTGNYSVVLGWLPEKISSKDRCRLEAAALSGQTLGLIMRPHMQNFAQHRPLNGLKIQSGLYH, from the coding sequence ATGCAAACAAATTTCATTAAATCTCATCCAGTTAACAACAGGTTCAGTTCAGCACATACCTGTAAATCCTCCAGAAATGTCAAAGTAACAGGTTTAGTAAGTGAGCTGGTTTACAGTCTGGAAAAGCTGGATATAGCACAACTTCTGCTGCTGCCTTTGCTGCAGCAATTAGGCACTGAGTCGCGATGGCAGCTTTGGCTTACGCCACAAAAAAAGTTGAGCCGCAGCTGGCTGGTAGAATCTGGTTTGCCACCAGAGAAAGTGATGCATGTAAAAGCCTCTGATACCATCAATACAGTAGAAACAATGATTAAGGCAATGCAGACAGGAAACTACAGTGTGGTTTTGGGGTGGTTGCCTGAAAAAATCTCCTCAAAGGATCGTTGCAGACTGGAGGCAGCAGCTTTATCAGGGCAAACGCTAGGCCTTATAATGCGACCTCATATGCAAAATTTTGCCCAGCATAGACCTCTCAATGGATTAAAAATTCAGTCTGGATTGTATCATTAA
- the ompA gene encoding porin OmpA, whose product MKKTAIAVAVALAGFTTLAQAAPKDNTWYTGAKLGWSQYHDTGYYGNGYVNNDGPTHQNQLGAGAFGGYQANQYLGFELGYDWLGRMPYKGNNVNGAFKAQGVQLAAKLSYPIADDLDVYTRLGGMVWRADSTQNNNGTRIGDHDTGVSPLAAIGAEYALTKNWATRLDYQWVNNIGDANTVGTRPDNGMLSLGVSYRFGQDDVAAPVPAPAPAPAPVVETKRFTLRSDVLFAFNKATLKPEGQQALDQLYSQLSSLDPKDGSVVVLGYTDRIGSEQYNQKLSEKRAQSVVDYLVSKGIPSNKISARGMGKSNPVTGNTCDSVKGRNALIDCLGPDRRVEIQVKGIKDVVTQPQG is encoded by the coding sequence ATGAAAAAGACAGCTATCGCAGTTGCAGTGGCACTGGCTGGTTTCACTACCCTAGCGCAGGCCGCCCCTAAAGATAATACCTGGTATACTGGTGCAAAACTGGGTTGGTCTCAGTATCACGACACCGGTTACTACGGTAACGGTTATGTTAACAATGATGGCCCAACTCACCAAAATCAGCTCGGTGCAGGTGCATTCGGAGGTTACCAGGCTAACCAGTATCTCGGCTTCGAGCTGGGTTACGACTGGTTAGGTCGTATGCCTTACAAAGGTAATAACGTAAATGGCGCGTTCAAAGCACAAGGCGTTCAGCTGGCTGCCAAACTGAGCTACCCGATTGCTGACGATCTTGACGTTTACACCCGCTTAGGTGGCATGGTGTGGCGCGCAGATTCAACTCAGAATAATAACGGTACTCGCATTGGCGATCACGACACAGGTGTTTCCCCTCTGGCAGCCATAGGTGCTGAGTATGCCCTGACCAAAAACTGGGCAACCCGTCTGGATTACCAGTGGGTCAACAACATTGGCGATGCAAACACTGTTGGCACGCGTCCTGATAACGGAATGTTGAGCTTAGGTGTTTCTTATCGTTTTGGCCAGGATGATGTTGCTGCCCCGGTCCCAGCTCCGGCTCCGGCTCCGGCTCCAGTCGTGGAAACCAAACGCTTCACTCTGCGTTCTGACGTTCTGTTCGCTTTCAACAAGGCTACTCTGAAGCCAGAAGGTCAGCAAGCTCTGGATCAGCTATATTCCCAGTTAAGCTCTCTGGATCCTAAAGATGGTTCCGTTGTAGTTCTGGGCTATACTGATCGTATTGGCTCCGAACAGTATAACCAGAAGCTGTCTGAAAAACGTGCGCAGTCTGTTGTTGACTACCTCGTATCCAAAGGCATTCCTTCTAACAAGATCTCTGCACGTGGCATGGGTAAATCTAACCCTGTAACCGGAAATACCTGTGACAGCGTTAAAGGTCGTAATGCCCTTATCGATTGCCTTGGCCCAGATCGTCGTGTAGAAATTCAGGTTAAAGGTATTAAAGACGTAGTAACCCAGCCTCAGGGTTAA
- the matP gene encoding macrodomain Ter protein MatP — protein MKYQQLENLESGWKWKYLVKKHREGEMITRYLEFSAAQVAVDELLAMENRPVQVAEWITRHINPALQNRMNQTIRARRKRHFNAEHQHTRKKSIDLEYLVWQRLAGLAQRRSSTLSETIVQLIEDAEHKEKYAIRMDSLKEDLKAILGKPEQGSQPEG, from the coding sequence ATGAAATATCAGCAGCTGGAAAATCTGGAAAGCGGGTGGAAATGGAAGTACCTGGTTAAAAAACACCGGGAAGGTGAAATGATCACACGTTATTTGGAGTTCAGTGCTGCACAGGTAGCAGTAGATGAATTATTGGCAATGGAAAACCGACCTGTGCAAGTAGCGGAATGGATTACACGCCATATCAATCCAGCGCTGCAAAATCGCATGAATCAAACGATTCGTGCCAGACGCAAGCGGCATTTCAATGCGGAACACCAGCATACCCGTAAAAAATCGATCGATTTGGAATATCTTGTATGGCAACGATTGGCAGGTCTCGCACAGCGACGAAGTAGCACTCTCTCGGAAACGATAGTTCAATTAATTGAAGATGCAGAACACAAAGAAAAGTATGCAATCCGTATGGATTCCTTAAAGGAGGATCTAAAGGCGATATTAGGTAAACCAGAACAGGGCAGCCAGCCAGAAGGATGA
- a CDS encoding AAA family ATPase — MPKSSIMLLLTYTQKNDNLTNNRLEWRALQPKTENITPSISQIPEDNLSCFASVQPRLFDGVNLLMQTTARFPLMLVRSSEHTDYFSLLEKIMAGISADSADNEITVYGGHYQINGTSVSWRPATSSEDNFAGHGGVHFADWIEVEQLFGCVRCYNQTITLQPGLLHKANGGALILSLRTLLAQPLLWLRLKKILATQYFDWYSPDETRPLPVAIPSMPLQLRLVLIGERDVLAEFQQMEPDLAMQALYSEFEDNLQISDGDDLSHWIKWVQFWSMEQDINTITDDFWSVLICEGARYTGDQDTLPLCPAWLNRQLQEALMFSPDQNLSGEHLQNALETREWRENFLAERMLDEILLDQVVIETEGEMIGQINALSVIEVPGHPRAFGEPSRLSCVVHIGDGEFTDVERKAELGGNIHAKGMMIMQAWLISELDLEQQLPFSASLTFEQSYTELDGDSASLAELCVLISALACQPVSQQIAITGSVDQFGRVQAVGGLNEKIEGFFHICNQRTLTGKQGVIIPVANIRHLSLNQEVVNAVREDRFHIWAVSNVDEALLLLTGIEWNKEDAPCLLRTIQERIAQINQQERRQFVWPLRWLNWFNQN; from the coding sequence ATGCCTAAATCCAGTATAATGCTCCTTTTAACTTACACTCAGAAAAATGATAACTTGACCAATAATCGACTGGAATGGCGTGCCTTACAGCCTAAGACTGAAAATATAACCCCCTCTATCTCGCAGATACCCGAAGACAATTTAAGCTGTTTCGCTTCTGTACAGCCCCGCCTTTTTGATGGTGTGAATCTGTTGATGCAAACAACGGCCAGGTTTCCTCTCATGCTGGTCAGATCGTCTGAACATACTGACTATTTTTCCTTACTTGAAAAAATTATGGCGGGGATTTCAGCAGACTCCGCAGATAATGAGATCACAGTTTACGGTGGCCACTATCAAATTAATGGTACGAGTGTCAGCTGGCGTCCTGCAACTTCATCAGAGGATAATTTTGCAGGTCATGGTGGGGTTCATTTTGCCGACTGGATTGAAGTTGAACAACTTTTTGGCTGTGTACGTTGCTACAATCAAACAATTACCTTGCAACCAGGGTTGCTACATAAAGCAAATGGCGGTGCCCTGATTCTGTCTTTACGCACTTTGTTAGCACAGCCCTTGCTTTGGTTGAGGCTCAAAAAAATCCTTGCCACACAATATTTCGACTGGTACTCACCGGATGAAACTCGCCCGCTACCTGTAGCAATACCGTCAATGCCGTTACAACTGCGGTTGGTATTAATCGGTGAACGCGATGTCCTTGCCGAATTTCAGCAAATGGAACCCGATCTTGCCATGCAGGCACTTTATTCAGAATTTGAGGATAATTTGCAGATAAGTGATGGGGACGATTTAAGTCACTGGATTAAATGGGTGCAATTTTGGTCTATGGAACAGGACATAAACACCATCACTGATGATTTTTGGTCGGTCTTGATCTGCGAAGGCGCCAGATATACAGGCGATCAAGATACCCTGCCTCTTTGCCCGGCATGGCTAAATCGCCAGTTGCAAGAAGCCTTAATGTTCAGTCCCGATCAAAACCTCAGCGGCGAACACTTGCAAAATGCGCTTGAAACTCGTGAATGGCGGGAAAATTTCCTTGCAGAGCGCATGCTTGACGAAATATTACTCGATCAGGTTGTTATTGAAACTGAGGGAGAAATGATTGGGCAAATCAATGCCCTTTCAGTGATTGAAGTGCCGGGTCATCCCCGTGCCTTTGGCGAACCTTCACGTCTGAGCTGCGTCGTGCACATTGGTGACGGGGAGTTTACTGATGTTGAGCGTAAAGCTGAACTTGGCGGTAATATTCACGCCAAAGGCATGATGATTATGCAAGCCTGGTTGATTTCTGAACTGGATTTGGAACAGCAACTCCCCTTTTCGGCCTCATTAACCTTCGAGCAATCCTACACCGAATTAGATGGTGACAGCGCTTCGTTAGCTGAACTTTGCGTGTTGATTAGCGCACTGGCTTGCCAGCCTGTCAGCCAGCAAATTGCTATTACGGGGTCAGTAGATCAATTTGGTCGTGTGCAGGCTGTTGGTGGATTGAATGAGAAGATTGAAGGCTTTTTCCATATATGTAATCAACGTACACTCACTGGAAAACAAGGAGTAATCATCCCTGTGGCTAATATACGACATCTTTCACTAAACCAGGAGGTCGTTAATGCCGTTCGGGAAGACAGATTCCATATATGGGCAGTCAGTAATGTTGATGAGGCGTTGCTTTTGCTCACAGGTATTGAATGGAATAAAGAAGATGCGCCTTGCTTGCTTCGTACAATACAGGAACGCATTGCACAAATTAATCAGCAGGAACGACGCCAATTTGTATGGCCACTACGCTGGCTTAACTGGTTCAACCAGAATTAA
- the fabA gene encoding bifunctional 3-hydroxydecanoyl-ACP dehydratase/trans-2-decenoyl-ACP isomerase has product MVDKRESYTKEDLIASGQGKLFGAGGPPLPAGNMLMMDRVIKMTEDGGNFNKGFVEAELDINPDLWFFSCHFVNDPVMPGCLGLDAMWQLVGFYLGWLGAEGKGRALGVGEVKFSGQVLTDAKKVSYRIHFKRVINRKLVMGVADGEVLVDGKVIYTASDLKVGLFKDTAAF; this is encoded by the coding sequence ATGGTAGATAAACGCGAATCCTATACGAAAGAAGACCTGATTGCCTCTGGTCAGGGTAAACTTTTCGGTGCCGGAGGCCCCCCCCTGCCAGCCGGAAATATGCTAATGATGGACCGTGTCATTAAAATGACCGAGGACGGTGGCAATTTCAATAAAGGCTTTGTGGAAGCTGAACTGGATATCAATCCGGACCTGTGGTTTTTTAGCTGCCATTTTGTGAACGATCCTGTTATGCCTGGTTGCCTGGGTCTTGATGCCATGTGGCAACTTGTGGGTTTCTATTTGGGTTGGTTAGGTGCAGAAGGCAAAGGTCGTGCCCTTGGCGTAGGTGAAGTCAAATTTAGTGGACAAGTGCTAACTGATGCTAAAAAAGTTTCATATCGCATTCATTTTAAACGCGTGATAAATCGCAAACTGGTGATGGGCGTGGCAGATGGTGAAGTGCTGGTTGACGGCAAGGTGATCTATACAGCTTCTGATCTGAAAGTCGGGCTGTTTAAAGATACAGCTGCATTCTGA
- the rmf gene encoding ribosome modulation factor: MKRQKRDRLERAHSRGYQAGIAGRSKEMCPYQMIDARSHWLGGWRQAMEDRTVTA; this comes from the coding sequence ATGAAGAGACAGAAACGAGATCGACTGGAACGGGCACACTCAAGAGGCTATCAGGCCGGTATTGCCGGGCGGTCAAAAGAAATGTGTCCCTATCAAATGATAGACGCGAGGTCTCACTGGTTGGGAGGTTGGCGACAAGCCATGGAGGACAGGACGGTTACGGCGTAA
- the pqiC gene encoding membrane integrity-associated transporter subunit PqiC — protein sequence MIKWIPVALTLILTACSSKPETTWYQLPSAHKGGAVSNSVTQRPAVFVQHISVPDFLAGNGLVYQSSDVKYVIASNNLWASPLDQQLQQTLIANLSGELPSWLVSGSPLIQQQDTLNVNISDFHGRYDGHAVISGDWLLEHQGQIIKRSFILTVPLREDGYDALVRSLAAGWQQEAQQIAQVIRQTGETSHRQDERDRSSDAVSQNEG from the coding sequence ATGATCAAATGGATTCCTGTGGCACTCACGCTGATTTTGACAGCCTGTAGCAGTAAGCCAGAAACCACCTGGTATCAACTGCCCTCAGCGCATAAGGGAGGTGCTGTTAGCAACAGCGTTACTCAGCGGCCAGCTGTGTTTGTACAGCATATTTCTGTGCCTGATTTCCTGGCAGGTAATGGTCTGGTTTATCAGAGTAGCGATGTTAAATACGTCATTGCCAGCAATAATCTCTGGGCCAGCCCCCTCGATCAACAATTGCAACAAACCCTGATTGCTAATTTGTCTGGGGAGTTGCCCAGCTGGTTGGTCTCAGGCTCGCCCCTTATTCAACAGCAGGACACGCTGAACGTGAATATTAGTGATTTCCACGGACGCTACGATGGACATGCGGTGATTAGCGGTGACTGGCTACTGGAACACCAGGGGCAGATTATTAAGCGTTCTTTTATTTTGACTGTTCCACTAAGGGAAGACGGGTACGATGCTCTGGTGCGGTCTCTGGCTGCAGGCTGGCAGCAAGAGGCGCAGCAAATAGCTCAGGTTATCCGACAGACAGGGGAGACCAGCCATCGACAAGATGAGCGTGATCGCTCCTCTGACGCTGTCAGCCAGAATGAAGGATAA
- the pqiB gene encoding intermembrane transport protein PqiB — MKENNHGMVAVSQIKRWSPVWIIPVITVLIGAWILFYHFSHQGPEVNLITTNAEGIEGGKTTIKSRSVNVGVVESAVLTDDLHHVEIKARLNSGMEKLLKSDTAFWVVKPAIGREGVTGLGTLLSGAYIELQPGTKGDKPEQYKLLDAPPLAPPDAKGIHVILDSSRAGQLNAGDPVLFRSYRVGSVETSRFDPDKRLMSYQLFISAPYDRLVTTNVRFWKDSGIAVDMSASGMRVEMGSLTTLFSGGVSFDVPEGWELGQVAENEAEYTLFDDQRSIQDSLYTVHKDFLMFFNDSIRGLQPGAPVEFRGIRLGTVAQVPYQSKAVAQNLNNDYRIPVLVRIEPDRFASVLGKDFDMEQHLKDGIKTGLRASLKSANLITGSLYIDLDFYDNVKPYRGPDAFAGYELIPTTSAGLAQIQQKLMATLDKINSLPLDPMIGEATGALKQSKATLRELQKTLDNINQITSSQSMKQLPEDMQKTLRELNTSMKAFQPGSPAYSKMVGDMQRLDQVLRDLQPVLRTLNNKSNALVFEAKSGQDPQPKRAN; from the coding sequence TTGAAGGAAAATAATCACGGTATGGTGGCGGTTAGTCAAATTAAACGCTGGTCCCCTGTCTGGATCATTCCAGTCATCACTGTGTTAATTGGCGCATGGATTTTATTCTACCACTTCAGCCACCAGGGGCCGGAGGTCAATCTCATTACCACCAATGCTGAAGGGATTGAGGGCGGTAAAACCACCATTAAAAGTCGCAGTGTCAATGTTGGGGTGGTGGAGAGCGCGGTGCTGACTGACGATCTTCACCATGTGGAAATTAAAGCCCGCCTCAATTCAGGCATGGAAAAATTGCTTAAAAGTGACACGGCTTTCTGGGTCGTCAAACCTGCTATTGGCCGTGAAGGCGTAACGGGTTTAGGAACGTTACTCTCTGGCGCATACATCGAACTCCAGCCAGGGACGAAAGGCGACAAACCTGAACAGTACAAGTTACTTGATGCACCGCCGCTCGCACCACCCGATGCAAAAGGGATCCATGTCATTCTCGACAGCTCCCGTGCCGGCCAGTTAAATGCAGGTGACCCGGTATTGTTTCGCAGTTATCGCGTTGGCTCGGTGGAAACCAGCCGTTTCGACCCTGACAAACGTTTGATGAGCTATCAGCTGTTTATCAGCGCACCTTACGATCGACTGGTCACCACCAATGTGCGTTTTTGGAAAGACAGCGGCATCGCTGTGGACATGTCTGCTTCCGGTATGCGGGTTGAAATGGGTTCGTTAACCACATTGTTTAGCGGCGGTGTAAGTTTTGACGTACCGGAAGGGTGGGAACTTGGTCAGGTAGCCGAAAATGAGGCGGAATACACGTTATTTGATGACCAGCGTAGTATTCAGGATTCGCTGTATACCGTGCATAAAGATTTCCTGATGTTCTTTAACGATTCAATCCGTGGTTTGCAACCTGGCGCGCCAGTTGAATTCCGCGGGATTCGACTAGGTACAGTGGCTCAGGTGCCTTATCAGTCGAAAGCAGTCGCACAGAATTTGAATAACGATTACCGTATTCCTGTATTGGTTCGCATTGAACCCGATCGTTTCGCCAGCGTGTTGGGCAAGGATTTTGACATGGAGCAGCATTTGAAAGATGGCATTAAAACCGGACTGCGTGCGTCATTAAAATCAGCCAACCTGATTACCGGTTCGCTGTACATTGATCTGGATTTTTATGACAACGTTAAGCCATACCGTGGACCTGATGCGTTCGCCGGTTATGAACTGATCCCAACCACCAGTGCCGGACTGGCGCAGATTCAGCAAAAGCTGATGGCAACGCTTGATAAGATTAATAGCCTGCCTTTAGATCCGATGATTGGTGAGGCAACGGGAGCGCTAAAACAAAGTAAGGCAACGCTACGCGAGCTACAGAAAACGCTTGACAACATTAATCAGATCACCTCCAGCCAGTCAATGAAGCAGTTACCAGAGGATATGCAGAAAACGCTGCGTGAGCTGAATACCAGCATGAAAGCTTTCCAGCCCGGTTCACCTGCCTACAGCAAGATGGTTGGCGACATGCAGCGGCTTGATCAGGTGCTTCGTGATTTACAGCCCGTACTGAGAACTTTAAATAATAAAAGCAATGCGCTGGTGTTTGAAGCGAAATCCGGACAAGATCCACAACCCAAAAGGGCCAACTAA
- the pqiA gene encoding membrane integrity-associated transporter subunit PqiA: protein MCSSHHADSWMLCPQCDLMSQLPELQPGNKANCPRCGTILLANWHEPQNRPTAYALAALVMLVLANLFPFVSMSVAGLSSEITLMRIPQVMASENYSSLATLFMLFVQAVPAICMVAILLLVNPVSLPSPVKQLMAKMLFQMKSWGMAEIFLAGVLVSFVKLMAYGDIGIGTSFVPWCFFCLLQIRVFQCIDRRSLWARISPLPPLSSSPLPAVSGIRQGLRSCSCCTAVLPAEQFICPRCATGGYVRRRHSLQWTLALLLTSLLLYIPANLFPVMVTEALGSKITSTIMAGVILIWSEGSWPVALIIFIASIMVPSLKMLAISWLCWDASGSGKKHYGSDKMHKIYEVVEFVGRWSMIDVFVIAILSALVRMGRLMSIYPAPGALLFALVVILTMFAAMTFDPRLCWDRVSEKSPEEPSIEGK, encoded by the coding sequence ATGTGTTCATCACACCACGCCGATAGCTGGATGCTTTGCCCACAGTGCGATCTGATGTCACAGTTACCGGAGCTGCAGCCCGGGAACAAGGCCAACTGCCCGCGCTGTGGGACAATTCTGTTAGCCAACTGGCATGAACCGCAGAATCGTCCGACCGCCTATGCGCTTGCTGCATTGGTTATGTTGGTGCTGGCTAATCTTTTCCCCTTCGTCAGTATGAGCGTTGCCGGATTGAGCAGTGAAATTACGCTGATGCGCATCCCTCAGGTGATGGCGTCAGAGAATTACAGCAGTCTTGCAACGCTTTTTATGCTTTTTGTTCAGGCGGTTCCGGCCATCTGTATGGTGGCCATTTTGCTGTTAGTGAATCCAGTAAGTCTGCCTTCACCCGTGAAGCAGCTGATGGCGAAAATGCTTTTTCAGATGAAAAGCTGGGGCATGGCGGAAATTTTTCTTGCCGGGGTGTTGGTAAGTTTTGTTAAACTGATGGCCTATGGTGACATTGGTATTGGCACCAGTTTCGTTCCCTGGTGTTTTTTTTGTCTTTTGCAGATTCGTGTTTTTCAGTGTATCGATCGCCGTTCGCTCTGGGCGCGCATATCCCCTTTGCCGCCGCTGTCATCATCCCCGTTGCCCGCTGTCAGCGGAATTCGTCAGGGCCTGCGCTCATGTAGCTGCTGTACCGCTGTGTTACCTGCAGAACAGTTTATCTGTCCACGCTGTGCAACCGGTGGTTATGTACGCCGCAGGCACAGCCTGCAGTGGACGCTGGCGCTGTTGTTGACCTCTCTTTTACTTTACATTCCGGCTAACTTGTTTCCGGTCATGGTGACGGAGGCGCTGGGCAGTAAGATTACCTCAACCATTATGGCGGGCGTGATCCTGATCTGGAGCGAAGGCTCATGGCCTGTTGCGCTGATTATTTTTATTGCCAGCATTATGGTGCCGTCGCTAAAAATGTTGGCTATCAGTTGGTTGTGCTGGGATGCCAGTGGCAGCGGAAAAAAGCATTATGGCAGTGATAAAATGCACAAAATTTATGAGGTGGTCGAGTTTGTTGGCCGCTGGTCGATGATTGATGTTTTTGTCATAGCAATTTTGTCCGCGCTGGTGCGCATGGGCCGGCTAATGAGTATTTATCCCGCGCCCGGGGCTTTATTGTTTGCCCTGGTGGTCATCCTGACGATGTTTGCTGCAATGACATTTGATCCCCGATTATGCTGGGATCGCGTAAGTGAAAAAAGCCCTGAGGAGCCGAGCATTGAAGGAAAATAA
- a CDS encoding ABC transporter ATP-binding protein translates to MSLISIHGAWLSFSDAPLLDNTELHIEENERVCLVGRNGAGKSTLMKIINREQPLDDGRIIYEQDLVVSRLQQDPPRNVGGSVYDFVAEGVEEQAGHLKAYHAISHRVMDDPSDKNLNEMARLQSILDHHNLWQLETRIQDVLKQIGLDGDAHLSSLSGGWLRKAALGRSLVSNPRVLMLDEPTNHLDIETIDWLETFLKTFQGSIIFISHDRSFIRNMATRIVDLDRGKLVSWPGDYDQYLLGKEEALRVEEMQNAEFDRKLAQEEVWIRQGIKARRTRNEGRVRALKALRRERSERREVMGKANMQVEEASRSGKIVFELENVSYAVAGCQLVRNFSVQVQRGDKIALIGANGCGKTTLLKLMLDQLKPDSGRVHIGTKLEVAYFDQHRADLDPERTVMDNLAEGKQEVMVNGKPRHVLGYLQDFLFHPRRAMTPVRALSGGERNRLLLARLFLKPSNLLILDEPTNDLDVETLELLEELIDGYQGTVLLVSHDRQFVDNTVTECWIFEGTGEIGAFVGGYHDAQQQRTAYKQHRSPIKSTTESADVEAKKNAPVKRPPGKMSYNLQHELEQLPAQMEALEADLTSLQVQVADAAFFSQPREVTQPVLDALSQTEQALEAAFERWEYLESLKNG, encoded by the coding sequence ATGTCACTGATCAGTATTCATGGTGCCTGGCTGTCGTTTAGCGACGCGCCTTTGTTGGATAATACCGAGCTACATATCGAAGAAAACGAGCGCGTCTGCCTGGTTGGTCGAAATGGGGCGGGTAAATCGACGCTGATGAAGATCATCAACCGTGAGCAGCCGCTTGATGATGGCCGCATTATCTATGAGCAGGACTTGGTGGTGTCGCGCCTGCAACAGGACCCGCCTCGTAATGTGGGAGGTTCAGTATATGACTTCGTGGCGGAAGGCGTTGAAGAGCAGGCCGGTCATCTGAAGGCCTATCACGCTATCTCACACCGGGTTATGGACGATCCTAGTGATAAAAATCTCAATGAAATGGCTCGTTTACAGAGCATTCTTGACCACCACAATTTATGGCAGCTGGAGACGCGTATTCAGGACGTGCTGAAACAGATTGGTCTCGATGGTGACGCGCATCTCTCCTCGCTTTCCGGCGGCTGGCTGCGTAAAGCAGCGCTGGGTAGATCGCTGGTCAGTAATCCTCGTGTGCTGATGCTCGACGAGCCAACTAACCACCTTGATATTGAAACCATCGACTGGCTGGAAACGTTTCTGAAGACGTTTCAGGGCAGCATTATTTTTATTTCCCATGACCGTTCTTTTATCCGCAATATGGCCACGCGGATTGTCGATCTTGACCGTGGCAAACTGGTTTCCTGGCCCGGCGATTACGATCAATATCTGCTGGGCAAAGAAGAGGCGCTTCGTGTGGAAGAGATGCAGAATGCGGAGTTTGATCGCAAACTTGCGCAGGAGGAGGTGTGGATCCGCCAGGGAATCAAGGCTCGCCGCACCCGTAATGAAGGGCGGGTGAGGGCGCTGAAAGCATTGCGGCGCGAACGCTCGGAACGTCGTGAGGTAATGGGCAAAGCCAACATGCAGGTTGAGGAAGCCAGTCGTTCCGGCAAAATTGTGTTTGAACTGGAGAATGTCAGCTATGCGGTGGCCGGGTGTCAGCTTGTGCGTAATTTCAGCGTGCAGGTACAGCGCGGTGACAAAATTGCCCTGATCGGCGCCAACGGCTGCGGTAAGACCACGCTGTTGAAACTGATGCTCGATCAACTCAAACCTGACAGCGGACGCGTGCATATCGGGACTAAGCTGGAGGTGGCCTATTTTGACCAGCACCGCGCCGATCTGGATCCCGAGCGCACGGTGATGGATAACCTTGCCGAGGGCAAGCAGGAAGTAATGGTTAATGGTAAACCCCGTCATGTACTGGGCTATTTGCAGGATTTCTTGTTCCATCCCAGGCGGGCAATGACGCCGGTGCGGGCGCTCTCTGGTGGCGAACGTAATCGACTGTTGCTCGCCCGTCTGTTCCTCAAGCCCAGCAATTTATTAATTCTCGATGAGCCGACCAACGATCTGGATGTGGAAACGCTGGAGCTGCTGGAAGAGTTAATAGACGGCTACCAGGGAACGGTGCTGTTGGTAAGCCACGATCGTCAGTTTGTCGATAATACAGTCACTGAGTGCTGGATTTTCGAGGGCACGGGTGAAATCGGTGCTTTCGTTGGCGGCTATCATGACGCACAACAGCAGCGGACCGCCTATAAGCAACATCGTTCGCCAATAAAATCTACCACCGAGAGTGCAGATGTAGAAGCGAAAAAAAATGCGCCTGTCAAACGCCCGCCTGGCAAAATGAGTTACAACCTGCAACATGAGCTGGAACAGCTGCCGGCACAAATGGAAGCCTTAGAGGCTGACTTAACGTCGTTACAGGTTCAGGTGGCGGATGCGGCATTCTTCAGCCAGCCTCGTGAAGTGACACAGCCTGTGCTGGATGCGCTGTCACAAACGGAACAGGCGCTGGAAGCGGCATTCGAGCGCTGGGAATACCTGGAATCGCTTAAAAACGGTTAA